One window of Chamaesiphon minutus PCC 6605 genomic DNA carries:
- a CDS encoding iron uptake porin — protein MSSAFWKSVLISPVVLGISLLLSTGVIAAPKTATGNASDLILNKASGATPVSIAATEPAESPDEVVSEIVKPTDSSYQALQGIATKYGCEPNLNNKPVSQIEFARGLNVCLSKVEPMLAQQPASVTREDLEVIQRLTQEYRAQLAEIDSRLVNTDKKVAQLQANQFSTTTKLKGEAVFNVASVISGGDNSNIIFADRVRLLFQSSFTGKDILWTRLATGNQPSLGGTFRSPSTVGGQVIETGGTNSVSVDWLAYQFPVANTNVYVAAFNALQADYAPTYGSNFDDFSGASGAISAFAESSPIYKIGGGSGVGTNIPIAETGLTSVSLGYFAFGANNPTNTPPVTGGLFGTDNSLFGQLNFKLSPQLEGGLTYINSSHNGSIFNGTGVVVGTPLANNLALTSPGGRTTADSFGLALAYKASDKLAFNGFAMTTNARRGGVTDNIWSYGAGISFPDVDGRGSLAGIFVGAEPYVGGVGSTPFHFEGFYKYKLSDNLSITPGLIYLTSPDQVTNNSALIGVVRTTFLF, from the coding sequence ATGTCATCAGCATTTTGGAAATCTGTATTAATTAGCCCTGTAGTGTTAGGCATCTCGTTGCTATTATCCACTGGAGTAATCGCCGCACCCAAAACAGCTACTGGCAATGCTAGTGACTTAATCTTAAATAAAGCCAGTGGTGCTACACCTGTTTCAATTGCCGCCACCGAGCCAGCCGAAAGTCCTGATGAGGTAGTTAGTGAAATCGTCAAACCTACTGACTCATCCTATCAAGCTCTCCAAGGTATCGCTACCAAATATGGTTGCGAGCCTAACCTCAACAACAAACCCGTATCGCAAATTGAATTTGCACGCGGTTTGAATGTTTGTCTGAGCAAAGTCGAACCCATGTTGGCTCAACAGCCTGCTAGTGTCACCCGCGAAGACCTCGAAGTCATCCAGAGATTGACTCAAGAGTATCGCGCTCAACTAGCTGAAATTGACAGTCGCCTAGTCAATACAGACAAAAAAGTCGCTCAACTCCAAGCCAACCAGTTCTCGACCACTACCAAACTTAAAGGTGAAGCAGTCTTTAACGTCGCTAGTGTGATTAGTGGTGGCGACAATAGTAATATTATCTTCGCCGATCGTGTCCGGTTACTATTCCAAAGTAGCTTCACAGGTAAAGATATCCTCTGGACTCGTCTTGCAACTGGTAACCAACCATCCCTCGGTGGTACATTCAGAAGCCCAAGCACTGTCGGCGGTCAAGTCATCGAAACTGGTGGCACCAATAGTGTCAGTGTTGACTGGTTAGCGTATCAGTTCCCCGTTGCTAATACCAATGTCTACGTAGCAGCATTTAACGCTCTGCAAGCTGACTATGCTCCCACCTATGGATCTAACTTTGATGATTTCAGTGGTGCTAGCGGCGCAATCTCGGCCTTTGCAGAATCTAGTCCCATCTACAAAATTGGTGGCGGTAGCGGCGTTGGTACGAATATTCCGATCGCTGAAACTGGTCTGACTTCTGTCTCCCTCGGCTACTTTGCATTTGGTGCCAATAACCCTACAAACACCCCTCCTGTTACAGGCGGTTTATTTGGTACCGATAATTCCCTCTTCGGTCAACTTAACTTCAAACTCAGCCCTCAATTAGAAGGCGGTCTCACCTATATCAATAGCTCCCATAATGGCAGTATCTTCAATGGTACTGGTGTAGTTGTGGGTACTCCTCTAGCTAATAATCTTGCTCTGACTAGCCCAGGCGGTCGCACCACGGCTGATTCCTTCGGTTTGGCATTGGCCTACAAAGCCAGCGATAAACTAGCCTTCAATGGTTTTGCGATGACCACCAATGCGCGCAGGGGCGGTGTTACTGACAATATCTGGAGCTATGGTGCAGGCATATCTTTCCCTGATGTTGATGGCCGAGGCAGCCTCGCTGGTATATTTGTAGGTGCGGAACCTTATGTTGGTGGTGTTGGCAGCACTCCGTTCCACTTTGAAGGTTTCTACAAGTACAAACTCAGCGATAATCTCTCGATTACTCCTGGTTTGATCTATCTCACTTCCCCCGACCAAGTTACCAATAACAGTGCGTTAATCGGTGTAGTGAGAACTACTTTCCTCTTCTAA
- the sixA gene encoding phosphohistidine phosphatase SixA, whose product MYLYLIRHGIAVDLDPLTVDAIASDELRSLTKAGRKKVAQVADRLAELELRFDLIITSPLVRARQTADILLDKQLSPTLEVSDRLKPAGTIESWLMEWSARSHDISTISTVALVGHEPNLSEWAELFLFGRSEGKIILKKSGIIGLKFTDNFKVGAAQLGCLIPPKYLLGSRS is encoded by the coding sequence ATGTACTTATACTTAATTCGTCATGGCATTGCTGTAGATTTAGATCCCCTCACTGTCGATGCGATTGCTAGTGATGAGTTGAGATCGCTTACTAAAGCAGGACGCAAAAAAGTCGCACAAGTTGCCGATCGATTGGCTGAATTAGAGCTAAGATTCGATCTGATTATTACTAGTCCGCTAGTCCGCGCTAGGCAAACTGCGGACATCTTGCTCGATAAGCAGCTCAGTCCTACTTTAGAAGTATCCGATCGATTGAAACCAGCGGGGACAATCGAGTCTTGGTTGATGGAGTGGTCAGCCAGATCTCACGATATTAGTACTATTTCGACTGTAGCTTTAGTCGGACACGAACCTAATTTGAGTGAATGGGCTGAGCTATTTTTATTTGGGCGAAGTGAAGGTAAAATAATTCTTAAAAAAAGTGGAATTATCGGCTTAAAGTTTACAGATAATTTTAAGGTTGGCGCGGCGCAGCTTGGCTGTTTGATTCCGCCTAAATACTTGTTAGGGAGTAGAAGTTAG
- a CDS encoding glutamate carboxypeptidase yields the protein MKINSIHVILISLVLTILLVLGHHDLARSATDSLIYDKAQQAQPSFLKHLEQIVNIDSQTNDAKGLMQVEKLVIDRLKSIGADIKTVTAKPNAGNIIIGTIAGTGRGKILLLAHTDTVFKQGTVAQRPFKIVNNKAFGPGVMDDKGGILLGVEALKILKETKFKDFKTITFLINSDEETGSIGSRELIKATAKKHDVALVLEFGSPQDKITSWRKGIGTYGIKVKGRAAHAGAEPEKGCNALVEAAHQTLQLSKLGDSSKQTTINFTIFQAGDRRNIIPDTANVEADVRVLEAREFDRLKNDFTRITKNKLLPCTQIEIQATPGRPPFPPNPQTDALVKKAVAIYQQIGLKLGVECSGGGTDGNYAAIVGTSTLDALGPVGGGAHSATEYIDIDRIAPRIYLLTKLIMDLASSTR from the coding sequence ATGAAAATTAATAGTATCCATGTGATTTTAATTAGTTTAGTGTTGACGATCTTGCTGGTATTAGGACATCACGATCTCGCTCGATCGGCAACCGATTCATTAATCTATGATAAAGCCCAGCAAGCCCAACCTAGCTTTCTCAAGCATCTAGAACAAATAGTTAATATTGACTCCCAGACTAACGATGCCAAGGGCTTAATGCAAGTCGAAAAACTCGTTATCGATCGGCTCAAGTCGATCGGTGCCGACATTAAAACCGTCACCGCCAAACCCAATGCTGGTAATATTATTATTGGCACGATCGCCGGAACGGGTCGCGGTAAAATTCTCCTCCTCGCCCATACAGATACCGTCTTTAAGCAAGGCACAGTAGCGCAACGCCCATTTAAAATCGTCAATAATAAAGCCTTTGGGCCAGGAGTTATGGATGATAAAGGCGGAATTCTTTTGGGTGTCGAAGCCCTAAAAATTCTCAAAGAAACGAAATTTAAGGACTTTAAAACAATTACCTTTTTAATCAACTCAGATGAAGAAACAGGATCGATAGGTTCGCGCGAATTAATTAAAGCCACTGCCAAAAAACATGATGTTGCTCTAGTTTTAGAATTTGGATCGCCACAGGATAAAATAACTTCATGGCGCAAAGGCATCGGCACCTACGGCATTAAAGTCAAAGGTCGCGCCGCTCATGCCGGAGCCGAACCCGAAAAAGGTTGTAATGCCCTCGTAGAAGCCGCACATCAAACCTTACAACTAAGCAAACTCGGCGATTCTAGCAAACAGACGACGATTAATTTTACGATTTTTCAAGCAGGCGATCGTCGCAATATTATTCCCGATACCGCTAACGTCGAAGCAGATGTCAGAGTATTAGAAGCTCGCGAATTCGATCGGCTCAAAAACGATTTTACCCGCATCACCAAAAACAAACTCTTACCTTGTACGCAAATCGAAATTCAAGCAACACCAGGCCGTCCGCCATTTCCACCCAATCCCCAAACCGATGCCCTAGTCAAAAAAGCCGTAGCCATCTATCAGCAAATTGGCCTCAAACTAGGCGTCGAATGTAGTGGCGGCGGCACCGATGGCAACTACGCCGCCATTGTTGGCACCAGCACCCTCGATGCCCTTGGCCCCGTCGGCGGCGGCGCACACAGCGCGACAGAATACATCGATATCGATCGCATTGCACCGCGAATTTACCTACTTACCAAGCTAATTATGGATTTGGCTTCTTCTACCCGCTAA
- a CDS encoding response regulator encodes MSSKRILVVDNEPSIQEVAQICLETVAGWQVTLAGSGLEGLAAAEREQPDAILLDVMMPDMDGLDTFSKLQANPATRSIPVILLTAKVQTTDRRNYTELGIRSTIAKPFSPLELAQQIATTLGWKL; translated from the coding sequence GTGAGTAGTAAACGGATCTTAGTAGTTGACAACGAACCATCGATCCAGGAAGTTGCTCAAATTTGCCTAGAAACTGTAGCTGGTTGGCAAGTAACGCTTGCAGGTTCGGGATTGGAAGGATTAGCTGCTGCCGAACGCGAACAGCCAGATGCGATCTTATTAGATGTGATGATGCCAGATATGGATGGACTAGATACTTTTAGCAAACTCCAGGCAAATCCCGCCACTCGATCGATTCCGGTAATTCTGCTGACTGCTAAAGTGCAAACAACCGATCGCCGCAACTACACAGAGCTGGGAATTCGATCGACGATCGCCAAGCCATTTAGTCCGCTGGAACTAGCTCAACAAATTGCCACAACCTTGGGATGGAAACTCTAG
- a CDS encoding response regulator, with protein MKILVVEDDLLVAEALRVTLSDRNYAVEVAHDGRSGLEFIEAFDYDLLLLDAILPNLDGISLCRHVRSRGYLMPILLLTSRDSKHARAIGLDAGADDYVVKPCDPEELSARIRALLRRGNDRAQPVLKWEDLSLNPRNYEVTYQERLLSLTPKEYALLELFLRYNRRLFSCGAILEHLWTYEDAPSEEAVRTHIKGLRHKLKAAGAPIDFVETVYGIGYRLKSSEPQSERQFITNGGRQELTFASDDTLLEREPTAIDADSIVGLELTDNSIGDLSPKHLAEEDLQAEAESECPEFLTEIWNRHHEQMSARVATIDRAIIALGDGCLQPELRRDAWNCAHTLAGALGTFGLSRGSQLAKQIELALDANTELTPAQIPQLQSNLDRLRRSIASKMPAAKPSPASTSDDRSPWLLVISQESDLAAQLSHTAAGKFEIVRASELQPPDAQGLPPATAIVFDLDCFPHIADGLAALSQLDRDYPNIPTIVLSQPTSMDSEADDLTTERTNRLRQRIEVARRGARLFLVKPVNAQQIFQSVDRVVQQARTSQPKVTIVDDDLMLLEGVSSLLSQRGMTVTTLAEPSRFWETLETSAPDLLILDIDMPTYDGIELCRAVRTDPKWANLPILVLTAHTAAIASDRVFAAGADDFVSKPVVDATLVTRIVNRLDRIGFQRLSAPEAVRTSQRI; from the coding sequence ATGAAGATTTTGGTAGTTGAAGACGATCTCCTCGTGGCTGAAGCACTTAGAGTCACATTGTCCGATCGAAACTATGCTGTTGAAGTCGCCCATGATGGTCGATCGGGCTTGGAATTTATCGAAGCATTTGATTACGACTTGTTATTGTTAGATGCGATCTTGCCCAATCTCGATGGGATTAGTCTGTGTCGCCACGTTCGATCGCGCGGTTATCTGATGCCGATTTTGTTATTGACGAGTAGGGATAGCAAACACGCTCGTGCCATTGGTTTAGATGCGGGTGCTGATGATTATGTAGTCAAACCTTGCGATCCAGAAGAATTATCGGCGCGGATTCGCGCGCTATTGCGTCGAGGGAACGATCGCGCACAACCAGTTTTGAAATGGGAAGATCTGAGTCTCAATCCCCGCAATTACGAAGTTACTTATCAAGAGCGACTACTGAGCCTAACGCCTAAAGAATACGCACTACTCGAACTATTTCTGCGGTACAATCGGCGGCTATTCAGTTGTGGCGCGATTTTAGAACACTTGTGGACTTATGAAGATGCTCCCAGTGAAGAAGCAGTGCGGACGCATATTAAAGGACTCCGGCACAAACTCAAAGCCGCAGGCGCACCGATCGATTTCGTCGAAACCGTCTACGGGATCGGCTATCGACTCAAGTCTAGCGAGCCGCAATCCGAACGACAATTTATCACCAACGGCGGACGTCAGGAGCTAACGTTCGCCTCTGATGATACGCTGCTAGAGCGAGAACCAACCGCGATCGACGCAGATTCGATCGTGGGATTAGAACTTACCGATAATAGCATTGGAGATCTATCTCCCAAACATCTAGCGGAGGAAGATCTTCAAGCCGAAGCTGAGTCAGAATGCCCAGAATTTCTCACCGAAATTTGGAACCGACATCACGAACAAATGAGCGCGCGCGTAGCCACGATCGACCGCGCAATTATCGCACTCGGCGATGGTTGCTTACAACCAGAACTGCGCCGCGATGCTTGGAATTGTGCCCATACACTTGCAGGTGCCCTCGGTACATTTGGATTATCACGCGGTTCTCAACTCGCCAAACAAATCGAATTAGCACTAGATGCTAATACCGAGCTGACTCCCGCCCAAATTCCGCAATTGCAAAGCAACCTCGATCGCTTGCGCCGCTCGATCGCTAGCAAAATGCCAGCAGCCAAACCCTCACCTGCAAGCACTTCTGACGATCGCTCCCCCTGGTTGCTAGTCATTTCGCAAGAGTCAGATTTAGCCGCCCAACTGAGTCATACTGCCGCAGGTAAATTTGAAATCGTCAGAGCCAGCGAGCTACAACCTCCAGACGCCCAAGGGCTACCGCCCGCTACCGCGATTGTCTTCGATTTAGATTGTTTCCCCCATATCGCCGACGGATTGGCAGCATTGTCTCAATTAGATCGCGATTATCCAAATATTCCGACGATCGTGTTGAGCCAACCCACGTCGATGGATTCTGAAGCCGACGATCTAACTACCGAGCGCACCAATAGGCTGCGGCAACGCATCGAAGTCGCTCGTAGGGGCGCGCGACTATTTCTCGTCAAACCAGTCAATGCCCAGCAAATTTTCCAATCAGTCGATCGAGTCGTGCAACAAGCGCGCACCAGTCAACCCAAAGTCACGATCGTCGATGACGATTTAATGCTACTAGAAGGCGTCAGCAGCTTACTATCGCAGCGCGGCATGACAGTTACTACACTCGCCGAACCCAGCCGCTTTTGGGAGACACTAGAGACTTCCGCACCCGATTTACTCATTCTCGACATAGATATGCCCACCTACGATGGCATCGAACTCTGTCGTGCAGTCCGTACCGATCCCAAATGGGCAAATCTCCCCATCCTCGTCCTCACCGCTCACACCGCCGCGATCGCTAGCGATCGCGTGTTTGCCGCTGGTGCCGATGATTTTGTCAGCAAACCCGTCGTCGATGCTACCCTAGTTACCCGTATCGTCAATCGACTCGATCGGATCGGATTCCAGCGATTGTCAGCACCAGAGGCTGTACGTACATCCCAGCGAATCTAA
- a CDS encoding 3'-5' exonuclease, giving the protein MTEFNFDKYQHILVVDLEATCCDLQSIPRHQMETIEIGAVMVSTDNLAIVDEFQTFIKPIRHPILTEFCLQLTSITQQQVNTAPTFPDAIELWQPWLSQFDKTIFGSWGDYDRKQLQQDSKHHRIDLPYPVSSHHINLKELFSTAQGLNKRYGMAQALNLVNIDLTGTHHRGIDDARNISKLLPFILGRQNI; this is encoded by the coding sequence ATGACCGAATTCAACTTCGACAAATACCAACATATATTAGTAGTCGATCTCGAAGCCACCTGCTGCGACCTTCAGAGTATCCCCCGCCACCAGATGGAAACCATCGAAATCGGTGCAGTCATGGTATCTACAGACAACCTCGCGATCGTCGATGAATTCCAAACCTTCATCAAACCCATCCGTCATCCCATCCTCACCGAATTTTGTCTGCAACTCACTTCCATTACCCAGCAGCAAGTTAACACCGCTCCCACCTTCCCCGACGCGATCGAACTCTGGCAACCCTGGCTATCCCAATTCGACAAAACCATCTTTGGCTCCTGGGGGGACTACGACCGCAAACAACTCCAGCAAGACAGTAAACACCATCGCATCGATCTCCCCTACCCAGTCTCCAGCCACCACATCAACCTCAAAGAACTATTTAGCACCGCCCAAGGTCTGAATAAACGCTATGGCATGGCGCAAGCCCTCAATTTAGTAAACATCGACCTCACAGGCACCCACCATCGCGGTATCGACGATGCCCGCAATATCAGCAAGCTCCTGCCTTTTATCTTAGGTCGGCAGAACATTTGA
- a CDS encoding cyclic peptide export ABC transporter yields MNLIEFLLKAAWKSVVAAAITGSISGMGSAAAIALINRSISQITPQHPQAPPELLWGFLGLVTVVLVTNLISQFLLVQLAQDAIYKLRLRISGWILASPLQHLEELGTNRLLTTLTEDIQSISSAVFSVPTLCVNAAIVVASFAYLGWLSIGVLLGTLTFMALSIALVQLLINQAVRLFTEAREENDALMKHFQAITDGIKELKLHSQRREEFLQEDLQTTAANLRNYRIGSQRAISLSGGIGELSFFILLGLLVYGLPHVQTVSSELLSGYVLTISYLMRPIGNTLAILPNLSQAGVALRKIDTLGLSLASRAEMQARTTTSSARFKQIEIRQATHIYQLAGEEKTFTLGPIDLTIEPGELIFIVGGNGSGKSTLAKLITGLYAPDSGEVRLDGTVVDDLHRELYRQLFSTVFADFYLFDRFVGLQLDDGDAQAKMYLEKLQLTHKVAIENGKLSTTALSQGQRKRLALLTAYLEDRPIYLFDEWAADQDPFFREIFYQQLLPELKQRGKAILVISHDDRYFHLADRLLKLDYGKIVRE; encoded by the coding sequence ATGAATCTAATTGAGTTTCTGCTCAAAGCTGCTTGGAAGAGCGTGGTGGCTGCGGCTATTACAGGTTCGATTAGCGGCATGGGTAGTGCTGCGGCGATCGCGCTCATCAATCGATCGATAAGTCAGATTACCCCACAGCATCCCCAAGCACCTCCAGAGCTACTGTGGGGCTTCTTAGGACTGGTAACAGTAGTTTTAGTTACCAACTTGATTTCCCAGTTCTTGCTCGTCCAATTAGCGCAAGATGCCATTTACAAACTGCGCCTGCGGATTAGCGGTTGGATTTTGGCATCGCCCCTGCAACATTTGGAAGAACTAGGCACGAATCGCCTGTTGACAACTCTGACAGAAGATATTCAATCGATTTCTAGTGCTGTCTTTAGCGTCCCCACCCTCTGCGTCAATGCGGCGATCGTGGTAGCATCCTTTGCTTATCTGGGCTGGCTGTCGATTGGGGTACTACTAGGAACATTGACATTTATGGCACTATCGATCGCGCTAGTGCAACTGCTCATCAACCAAGCCGTGCGTTTGTTCACAGAAGCACGAGAAGAAAATGATGCCTTGATGAAGCACTTTCAGGCAATCACCGATGGCATCAAAGAACTCAAACTCCACTCCCAACGCCGCGAAGAGTTCCTCCAAGAAGACTTACAAACCACTGCTGCCAACTTGCGTAATTATCGGATTGGCTCGCAACGGGCGATCTCTTTGTCTGGCGGGATTGGGGAGTTATCATTTTTCATCCTCTTAGGATTATTAGTCTACGGCTTGCCCCACGTTCAGACAGTTTCATCCGAACTGCTATCGGGATACGTGCTGACGATTTCCTATCTGATGCGCCCGATCGGCAACACTTTAGCAATCTTGCCTAACCTCAGTCAAGCAGGTGTCGCTCTGCGAAAAATCGATACCTTGGGGCTATCTCTAGCCAGTCGCGCTGAGATGCAAGCACGCACCACAACTAGCTCCGCTCGATTCAAACAAATTGAGATCCGGCAAGCTACGCATATTTACCAGCTAGCTGGCGAAGAAAAAACTTTTACATTAGGGCCGATCGATCTGACGATCGAACCTGGCGAACTAATCTTTATCGTCGGTGGTAACGGCAGCGGTAAATCTACCTTAGCCAAGCTCATCACGGGTTTATATGCCCCCGACAGTGGCGAAGTCCGCCTAGATGGGACTGTCGTTGACGATCTCCATCGCGAATTATATCGTCAGCTATTTTCGACAGTATTTGCCGACTTCTATCTGTTCGATCGTTTTGTCGGCTTGCAGCTAGACGACGGCGATGCCCAAGCCAAAATGTATCTCGAAAAACTCCAACTCACCCACAAAGTCGCGATCGAAAATGGCAAACTCTCCACCACCGCCCTCTCCCAAGGCCAGCGCAAACGCCTAGCACTACTGACAGCATACCTCGAAGACCGCCCCATCTATTTATTCGATGAATGGGCAGCAGACCAAGATCCCTTCTTTAGAGAAATCTTTTACCAACAACTTCTCCCCGAACTCAAACAACGCGGCAAAGCCATCCTCGTCATCAGCCATGACGATCGCTACTTCCATCTAGCCGATCGATTACTTAAGCTGGATTATGGAAAAATTGTCAGGGAGTGA
- a CDS encoding aminopeptidase P N-terminal domain-containing protein, producing the protein MQAEYRQRREQLMAKIGNGTAIFGSAPMATMHNDVEYVYRQESDFYYLTGFNEPHAVAVIAPHHEEHKFILFVQPKEREKEIWTGYRVGVDAAKEKYGADEAYLISELDEKLPQYLEKGDKIYYHMGRDEQLNNKVITHWQRLLRSYGKRGTGPVSIEDPFLTLHPLRQVKSPAELDLMREAARIAALAHARAREIAKPGVKESEIEAEIEYIFRKNGAMGVAYPSIVASGSNACILHYIDNNSTLQDGDLLLIDAGCSVGYYNSDVTRTFPVNGKFTTEQKIIYELVLDAQMASIEQVKPGTTWKDFHHTSVQIITEGLVQLELLAGDVDTLIEEGKYKNFYMHGTGHWLGLDVHDAGIYMHGAETWYQFQPGNIITVEPGIYISPDIEPAEGQPKIDDCWKGIGVRIEDDVLITAIGNEVLTAAIPKFVEDLESH; encoded by the coding sequence ATGCAAGCAGAATACCGCCAGCGTCGGGAACAGTTAATGGCAAAAATTGGCAATGGCACCGCGATATTTGGGAGCGCGCCCATGGCTACCATGCACAACGATGTCGAATACGTCTATCGCCAAGAAAGTGACTTCTACTACCTGACTGGCTTCAACGAACCCCACGCCGTTGCCGTCATCGCCCCCCACCACGAAGAACACAAATTTATCCTCTTCGTCCAACCCAAAGAACGCGAAAAGGAAATCTGGACTGGCTATCGCGTCGGTGTCGATGCCGCCAAAGAGAAATACGGCGCAGACGAAGCATATTTGATTAGCGAACTCGACGAAAAACTCCCCCAATATCTCGAAAAAGGGGACAAAATCTACTATCACATGGGGCGCGACGAGCAACTAAATAATAAAGTCATTACCCATTGGCAAAGATTGCTCCGCTCCTATGGTAAACGCGGCACCGGGCCAGTCTCGATCGAAGATCCCTTCCTCACCCTCCACCCCCTGCGCCAGGTTAAAAGTCCCGCCGAGCTAGACTTAATGCGCGAAGCCGCCCGCATCGCCGCCCTCGCCCACGCACGCGCCCGCGAAATCGCCAAACCAGGCGTCAAAGAATCAGAAATCGAAGCCGAAATCGAATACATCTTCCGCAAAAACGGTGCCATGGGCGTAGCCTACCCCTCGATCGTTGCATCTGGCTCCAACGCCTGTATCCTCCACTATATCGACAACAACAGCACCCTCCAAGACGGCGATTTATTGCTCATCGATGCAGGCTGCTCCGTCGGTTACTACAACTCCGACGTCACTCGCACCTTCCCCGTTAACGGCAAATTCACCACCGAACAAAAAATTATCTACGAACTAGTCCTCGACGCCCAAATGGCGAGTATCGAACAAGTCAAACCAGGCACCACTTGGAAAGACTTCCACCACACCTCCGTCCAAATTATCACCGAAGGCTTGGTTCAACTCGAACTTCTCGCTGGCGATGTCGATACCCTAATTGAAGAAGGCAAATACAAAAACTTCTACATGCACGGTACCGGACACTGGCTCGGCTTAGACGTTCACGATGCAGGGATTTACATGCACGGTGCCGAAACCTGGTACCAATTCCAACCGGGCAACATCATCACCGTCGAACCCGGCATCTATATCTCCCCCGACATCGAACCCGCCGAAGGACAACCCAAAATCGACGACTGCTGGAAAGGCATCGGCGTAAGAATCGAAGATGACGTTCTCATCACTGCCATTGGGAACGAAGTCCTCACCGCCGCCATCCCTAAATTTGTCGAAGATCTAGAATCCCACTAA
- a CDS encoding NAD(P)-dependent alcohol dehydrogenase, with product MKAVVYTKYGAPDVLQIIEVPKPTPKDNEVLIKIHATTVTSGDWRVRSLKMPFGFGLMSRLVFGIRKPRQPILGTELAGEVESIGKNVSKFKVGDRVFAFSSLGMGCHAEYKCLSEDGMVVLKPDNLSDEEAAAISFGGTTALDFLRRGNLQSGEKVLINGASGCVGTALVQLAKHFGADVTGVCSGANIELVKSLGADRAIDYTKEDFTANGQTYDIIADSVGTAPFSRVKNSLGSGGRLLQILAGLPDILGAPLVSMTGNKKAIAGPAAERVEDLQFLAKLAQAGEFKPFIDRRYPFDLIAEAHRYVDTGHKKGNVVVTLAL from the coding sequence ATGAAAGCGGTTGTTTACACCAAATACGGTGCGCCAGATGTGTTGCAAATCATCGAGGTACCCAAACCCACTCCCAAGGATAATGAAGTCCTCATCAAAATACATGCGACCACAGTAACATCGGGCGACTGGCGAGTGCGTAGCCTCAAGATGCCTTTCGGCTTTGGGTTGATGTCGCGGTTGGTATTTGGCATCAGGAAACCGCGACAGCCGATTTTAGGCACAGAACTGGCGGGAGAAGTAGAATCGATCGGCAAAAATGTCAGTAAGTTTAAAGTAGGCGATCGAGTTTTTGCTTTTAGTAGTCTTGGCATGGGTTGTCATGCCGAATATAAGTGTCTGTCCGAAGACGGGATGGTGGTACTCAAGCCGGACAATCTCAGTGATGAGGAAGCCGCCGCCATTTCTTTTGGCGGAACGACAGCATTGGATTTCCTCCGTCGAGGCAATCTTCAGAGTGGGGAAAAAGTACTCATCAATGGTGCCTCTGGCTGTGTTGGGACAGCACTGGTACAGCTTGCCAAACACTTCGGCGCAGATGTGACGGGGGTATGCAGTGGCGCAAATATAGAACTGGTAAAGTCTCTAGGTGCCGATCGCGCGATCGATTACACTAAAGAAGATTTTACTGCCAATGGCCAAACCTACGACATCATCGCCGATTCGGTCGGTACGGCTCCCTTCTCCCGTGTCAAAAATTCGCTCGGATCGGGTGGTCGATTGTTACAAATTTTAGCTGGATTGCCAGACATACTGGGCGCACCATTGGTATCGATGACTGGCAACAAGAAAGCGATCGCCGGGCCAGCCGCCGAGCGAGTGGAGGATTTACAGTTCCTCGCCAAATTAGCCCAAGCGGGGGAATTCAAACCATTTATCGATCGTCGCTATCCATTCGATCTCATCGCAGAAGCTCACCGCTATGTAGATACTGGGCATAAGAAGGGAAATGTAGTCGTCACGTTGGCATTGTAA